Proteins encoded together in one Meiothermus sp. QL-1 window:
- a CDS encoding SIS domain-containing protein, whose protein sequence is MKASETKMLREAQEAPAVVERALRENQSEVEHLAAFLRRHPPPFVLTVARGSSDHAALYGKYLVETRLGRACASVPPSVYTLYHQSLAVLRALLVAVSQSGESPDLLEVTRQARRDGALTLALVNREDSPLAKAAEVVLPLWAGAEEAVAATKSYLSALATLAQLVAFWAEDQALKEALARLPEALERALAADWQAGLEPLLEAENGLVVGRGYAYAVAQELALKLKETCLFHAEALSGAELLHGPVALVEPGFPLLVLAPKDRPLPGMLALLEALRGKGGHLLVASSEPEALGLAHTPLPLPQRLHPALDPLLIVQAFYPFAAGLALARGLDPDRPRYLAKVTRTR, encoded by the coding sequence ATGAAGGCCAGCGAGACGAAGATGCTTAGGGAAGCCCAGGAGGCCCCGGCGGTGGTGGAGCGGGCCTTGCGGGAGAACCAGAGCGAGGTGGAGCACCTGGCCGCCTTTCTGCGCCGTCATCCCCCGCCCTTTGTCCTCACCGTAGCCCGGGGCAGCTCTGACCACGCGGCTTTGTACGGCAAATACCTGGTCGAGACCCGGCTGGGCCGGGCCTGTGCCTCGGTGCCGCCCTCGGTCTACACCCTTTACCACCAGTCCCTCGCGGTGTTGCGGGCTTTGCTCGTCGCCGTTTCTCAGTCGGGGGAGAGCCCCGACCTCCTGGAGGTTACCCGCCAGGCCCGGCGCGACGGGGCCCTGACGCTGGCTTTGGTGAACCGGGAAGACTCCCCTTTGGCCAAAGCGGCGGAGGTGGTCCTGCCTCTTTGGGCCGGCGCCGAGGAGGCGGTGGCGGCCACCAAGAGCTACCTCTCGGCCCTGGCTACCCTGGCCCAGCTCGTGGCCTTCTGGGCCGAGGACCAGGCCCTGAAGGAAGCCTTGGCCCGGCTGCCCGAGGCGCTGGAGCGGGCGCTGGCCGCCGACTGGCAGGCCGGCCTCGAGCCCCTGCTGGAGGCCGAGAACGGCCTGGTGGTGGGCCGGGGCTACGCCTATGCGGTGGCCCAGGAGCTGGCCCTCAAGCTCAAGGAGACCTGCCTCTTCCACGCGGAGGCTTTATCGGGGGCCGAGCTCCTGCACGGCCCGGTGGCCCTGGTAGAGCCGGGGTTTCCCCTGCTGGTGCTGGCGCCTAAGGACCGGCCGCTCCCGGGGATGCTGGCGCTGCTGGAGGCCTTGCGGGGTAAGGGCGGGCACCTGCTGGTGGCCTCGAGCGAGCCCGAAGCGCTGGGGCTGGCCCACACCCCTTTGCCCCTGCCCCAGCGGCTTCACCCCGCGCTGGACCCGCTTCTCATCGTTCAGGCCTTCTACCCCTTCGCAGCCGGGCTGGCCCTGGCCCGCGGCCTGGACCCCGACCGGCCCCGGTATTTGGCCAAGGTTACCCGAACCCGTTAG
- a CDS encoding TRAP transporter small permease subunit, which produces MKFLLTLSRWIDALNEGVGRVVLWLVVPMVAVGAYNAIGRSLDKSLGTRLASNTYFELQWYLFSLIFLLMVGYVLKHNGHIRVDVVYARLGERGRAWVDMLGSILFLVPFSLMLFYVSLAPVSFSVQIREMSPDAGGLPRWPLKLAMLPAFILLALQGFSEFVKNLAYLRGYLPRPPYEPEGEVA; this is translated from the coding sequence GTGAAGTTCTTGCTGACCCTCTCCCGCTGGATCGACGCCCTCAACGAGGGGGTGGGCCGGGTGGTGCTCTGGCTGGTGGTGCCCATGGTGGCGGTGGGGGCCTACAACGCCATAGGCCGCAGCCTGGACAAATCGCTGGGCACCCGATTGGCCTCCAACACCTACTTCGAGCTCCAGTGGTACCTCTTCTCGCTCATCTTCTTGCTCATGGTGGGCTACGTGCTCAAGCACAACGGCCACATCCGGGTGGACGTGGTCTACGCCCGCTTGGGGGAGCGGGGCCGGGCCTGGGTCGATATGCTCGGTTCGATTCTCTTTTTGGTCCCATTTTCCCTGATGCTGTTCTACGTTTCGCTGGCCCCCGTGTCCTTTTCCGTGCAGATACGGGAGATGTCGCCGGATGCGGGGGGGCTGCCCCGCTGGCCCCTCAAGCTGGCCATGCTGCCGGCCTTCATTCTGCTGGCCTTGCAGGGTTTCTCCGAGTTTGTAAAAAATCTGGCCTATCTGCGCGGATACCTGCCCCGCCCGCCCTACGAGCCAGAAGGGGAGGTGGCCTAG
- the paaD gene encoding 1,2-phenylacetyl-CoA epoxidase subunit PaaD, whose product MCPPVSAEQLWEALARIPDPEIPVVNVVEMGIVRKVEVEGPRATITMTPTFSGCPALHLIRQQLEEAARSLGFGEVEVRTTLSPPWSTDWIAPEAKERLRRYGIAPPGPAKALGLEPPPTPCPRCGSLNTTLTSPFGPTLCKAIYVCNTCKEPFEAFKPV is encoded by the coding sequence ATGTGCCCACCGGTTAGCGCTGAACAACTCTGGGAAGCCCTGGCCCGGATTCCCGACCCCGAGATTCCGGTGGTGAACGTGGTGGAGATGGGCATTGTGCGGAAGGTGGAGGTGGAGGGCCCAAGAGCCACCATCACCATGACCCCCACCTTCTCGGGCTGCCCGGCCCTGCACCTGATCCGGCAGCAACTGGAAGAGGCTGCCCGCTCGCTGGGCTTCGGCGAGGTCGAGGTGAGAACCACCCTCTCACCCCCCTGGAGCACCGACTGGATTGCCCCCGAGGCCAAAGAACGCCTGCGCCGCTACGGCATCGCCCCCCCCGGGCCCGCGAAGGCCCTGGGGCTCGAGCCGCCCCCCACCCCCTGCCCGCGCTGCGGCTCGCTCAACACCACCCTCACCAGCCCCTTTGGTCCTACCCTCTGCAAGGCCATCTACGTCTGCAACACCTGCAAGGAACCCTTTGAGGCCTTCAAACCCGTCTAG
- the paaC gene encoding 1,2-phenylacetyl-CoA epoxidase subunit PaaC, with product MEAQMKNALIAKLTALADDELILAHRNSEWIGHGPILEEDIALANIAQDELGHAQIWYGLRQALDGSDPDRLVFFRDAYAYRNCALVELPKGDWAFTMLRQYLFDLYELLWLEAAQKSRYTPLSEAASKVLREERFHLQHTRAWVERLGLGTEESNQRLQRALDFQWGYAQQLFVPLPGEEVLVAEGVVPDLLPIKERWLEQATRHLRSSGLELPKPGYQPSSREQHTEHLWSLLAEMQSTARWDPEAQAW from the coding sequence ATGGAAGCCCAGATGAAGAACGCGCTCATCGCTAAGCTCACCGCCCTGGCCGACGACGAACTCATCCTCGCCCACCGCAACAGCGAGTGGATAGGCCACGGGCCCATCCTGGAAGAGGACATCGCCCTGGCCAACATAGCCCAGGACGAGCTGGGGCACGCCCAGATCTGGTACGGCCTGCGCCAAGCCCTCGACGGAAGCGACCCCGACCGGCTGGTCTTTTTCCGCGACGCCTACGCCTACCGCAACTGCGCCCTGGTGGAGCTGCCCAAGGGCGACTGGGCCTTCACCATGCTCCGGCAGTACCTCTTCGACCTCTACGAGCTGCTCTGGCTCGAGGCCGCCCAGAAAAGCCGCTACACCCCCCTATCCGAGGCAGCGAGCAAGGTTCTCCGCGAGGAGCGCTTCCACCTGCAGCACACCAGGGCCTGGGTGGAGCGGTTGGGCCTGGGCACCGAAGAGTCCAACCAGCGCCTGCAAAGGGCCCTCGACTTCCAGTGGGGCTACGCCCAGCAGCTCTTCGTACCCCTCCCCGGCGAGGAGGTGCTGGTGGCCGAGGGCGTTGTGCCGGACCTCTTGCCCATCAAGGAGCGGTGGCTCGAGCAGGCCACCCGCCACCTGAGAAGCTCCGGCCTCGAGCTGCCCAAGCCCGGCTACCAGCCCAGCTCGCGCGAGCAGCACACCGAGCACCTGTGGAGCCTTCTGGCCGAGATGCAGTCCACCGCCCGCTGGGACCCCGAGGCCCAGGCCTGGTGA
- a CDS encoding DUF4032 domain-containing protein: MNPDRQAQFEAEALSRRVLVHDILRRLRGQPNDLLPYSVIASLRPRGESYRGLQTIEVDKIVGSVDRYGDFDAEFLPKEPHTLDRWAQLRQAQLQGAEFPPIDVYKVGEAYFVKDGNHRTALAKALGQRYIDAYVIELEVPVELAPGDTLKDVILKGEYARFLEQTRLPQLRPGHEPILFSKPGRYDVLLEHIRTHQYFMGLDQKRSVSWEEAVADWYDQLYLPTILEIRESGVLKDFPGRTEADLYLWISDHRYFLSKALGHDVGPEEALRSAQRQAHNPLRRWLERLSSWLLPKSLQPQ; this comes from the coding sequence ATGAACCCTGACCGCCAAGCCCAGTTTGAGGCCGAGGCCCTGTCGCGCCGGGTGCTCGTTCACGACATCCTGCGGCGGCTGCGCGGCCAGCCCAACGACCTGCTGCCCTATAGCGTCATCGCCTCGCTCAGGCCCAGAGGCGAGTCCTACCGGGGCCTGCAGACCATCGAGGTGGACAAGATTGTGGGCAGCGTGGACCGATACGGGGATTTCGACGCCGAGTTCCTGCCCAAGGAACCCCACACCCTAGACCGCTGGGCCCAGCTTCGGCAGGCCCAGCTTCAGGGGGCTGAGTTCCCGCCCATAGACGTCTACAAGGTGGGCGAGGCCTACTTTGTCAAGGACGGCAACCACCGCACCGCCCTGGCCAAGGCCCTGGGCCAGCGCTACATAGACGCCTACGTGATCGAGCTCGAGGTACCGGTGGAGCTGGCCCCAGGCGACACGCTCAAAGATGTCATCCTGAAGGGCGAGTACGCCCGCTTCCTGGAGCAGACCCGCCTCCCCCAGCTCCGCCCCGGCCACGAACCCATTCTCTTCAGCAAACCTGGCCGATACGATGTCTTGCTGGAGCATATCCGAACCCACCAGTACTTCATGGGCCTCGACCAGAAGCGCTCGGTGAGCTGGGAGGAGGCTGTGGCCGACTGGTACGACCAGCTCTACCTCCCCACCATCCTGGAAATCCGGGAAAGCGGGGTGCTCAAGGACTTCCCCGGCCGCACCGAGGCCGATCTGTACCTCTGGATCTCCGACCACCGCTACTTTCTCTCCAAGGCCCTGGGCCACGATGTGGGCCCCGAAGAGGCCCTTCGCTCGGCTCAGCGCCAGGCCCACAACCCCCTCCGCCGGTGGCTCGAGCGGCTCTCGAGCTGGCTGCTGCCCAAGAGCCTTCAGCCGCAGTAG
- a CDS encoding DUF4127 family protein, translating to MRRVLLLPEEAQPALLELPQRLARVAGLVLRLPPPTARSEWLWREAPAADVLLASIEALGSGTGVRLELLRDLKRAHPHLRILAYGRIGPSVGPSEPYYREWRRFSEWSDRLACAEALGQDTRPAQIELDRVRLHLPKEVVQRWQEERERNHRLHLAALELLHQGVLEYLAFALEQPTPFGLPAREARRLSARLGELGLWGEADVFPGARVAPLLLLARALVNHAGRRTRVFLRFAFPKAEEARLLELDRSLGALLPPLLRAAGCVRVQGVEEADLVLAVNAPGLRQGMRQPDPEGVDTPERYLPELADRLVVDQAAGRMVAVADVAYLGQAEKPWVELMLSALNPSVLAGYAAWGSADCSLGVALAAGVCALFGDDPVPLAEFNFLRLVEDWLYAAQVHPQVALDLRVLEPGSDGFVLAAERLIDQRLEPLAQDLWQRFFAPSLPGVRLEWGRPRLAGPYLDGVSFPLRLAREG from the coding sequence ATGAGGCGCGTGCTGCTCCTGCCCGAGGAGGCCCAGCCGGCGCTGCTCGAGCTGCCCCAGCGGCTGGCCCGGGTGGCCGGGCTGGTCCTGCGGCTGCCCCCACCCACGGCCCGGTCCGAGTGGCTTTGGCGGGAGGCACCGGCGGCAGATGTGCTTTTGGCCTCCATAGAGGCCCTTGGCTCGGGTACTGGGGTTCGGCTCGAGCTTCTGCGCGACCTGAAGCGCGCCCATCCCCACCTGCGCATTCTGGCCTACGGCCGGATTGGACCGAGCGTAGGGCCCTCGGAGCCCTACTACCGCGAGTGGCGCCGCTTTTCCGAGTGGAGCGACCGCCTGGCCTGTGCAGAGGCGCTGGGCCAGGACACCCGCCCAGCCCAGATCGAGCTCGACCGGGTGCGGCTTCACCTGCCTAAAGAGGTGGTGCAGCGCTGGCAGGAGGAGCGCGAGCGGAACCACCGGCTGCACCTGGCTGCCCTAGAGCTGCTCCACCAAGGGGTTTTGGAGTACCTGGCCTTTGCCCTGGAGCAGCCCACCCCCTTCGGCCTGCCGGCCCGCGAGGCCCGCCGCCTCTCAGCCCGCCTGGGCGAGCTGGGGCTTTGGGGTGAGGCCGATGTGTTCCCCGGTGCCCGGGTGGCCCCTTTGCTCCTGCTGGCCCGGGCTTTGGTGAACCACGCCGGGCGCAGGACCCGGGTGTTCCTGCGCTTCGCGTTTCCAAAGGCCGAGGAGGCCAGGCTGCTCGAGCTGGACCGCTCCCTGGGGGCGCTTCTGCCCCCGCTTTTGCGGGCGGCGGGCTGCGTGCGGGTCCAGGGGGTGGAGGAGGCCGATCTGGTGCTGGCGGTGAATGCCCCCGGGCTGCGCCAGGGGATGCGGCAGCCCGACCCCGAAGGGGTGGATACCCCAGAGCGCTACCTGCCCGAGCTGGCGGACCGGCTGGTGGTGGACCAGGCTGCGGGGCGAATGGTGGCGGTGGCCGATGTGGCCTATCTGGGCCAGGCCGAAAAGCCCTGGGTGGAGCTCATGCTCTCGGCCCTCAACCCCTCGGTCCTGGCGGGCTACGCGGCCTGGGGAAGCGCCGACTGTAGCCTGGGGGTGGCCCTGGCCGCAGGGGTCTGTGCCCTCTTCGGCGATGATCCGGTGCCGCTGGCCGAATTCAACTTCCTCCGCCTGGTGGAGGACTGGCTTTATGCCGCCCAGGTGCACCCCCAGGTGGCGCTCGACCTCAGGGTCTTGGAGCCGGGTTCGGACGGTTTTGTCCTGGCGGCCGAGCGGCTCATAGACCAGCGGCTCGAGCCTTTGGCCCAGGACCTTTGGCAGCGCTTCTTTGCCCCCAGCCTGCCCGGGGTGCGGCTCGAATGGGGCCGTCCCAGGCTCGCCGGGCCCTATCTGGATGGGGTGTCCTTCCCGTTGCGCTTGGCCAGGGAGGGCTGA
- a CDS encoding 3-hydroxyacyl-CoA dehydrogenase family protein, translated as MEVRKIGVVGAGQMGSGIAQVAAQAGYEVVLRDLEEGYLERALTSIRRSMGKLLEKGRLDQETHDAALARISTTLHLSDLGDCDLVVEAIVEHEPAKLELFRELDGLVKPGAILASNTSSIPITRLAAGTRRPERFIGMHFMNPVPLMELVEVIRGHLTDDETAQTVLRVARRMGKTPVEVNDYPGFVSNRVLLPMINEAIQCVMEGVATPEAIDQVMKLGMNHPMGPLALADLIGLDTCLSIMEVLHRGLGDKYRPSPLLRRMVEAGLLGRKSGRGFYRYDEKGNRI; from the coding sequence ATGGAGGTTCGAAAAATTGGCGTGGTGGGGGCCGGCCAGATGGGCTCAGGAATCGCCCAGGTGGCGGCCCAGGCCGGCTACGAGGTGGTGTTGCGCGACCTGGAGGAGGGCTACCTCGAGCGAGCCCTGACGAGCATCCGGCGTTCCATGGGCAAGCTTCTGGAAAAGGGCCGGCTCGACCAGGAAACTCATGACGCCGCCCTGGCCCGTATCAGCACCACCCTGCACCTTTCCGACCTAGGGGATTGCGATCTGGTGGTGGAGGCCATCGTGGAGCACGAGCCCGCCAAGCTCGAGCTATTCCGCGAGCTCGATGGGCTGGTCAAGCCCGGGGCCATTCTGGCCTCCAACACCTCCTCCATCCCCATCACCCGCCTGGCCGCCGGCACCCGGCGCCCCGAGCGCTTCATCGGGATGCACTTCATGAACCCGGTGCCCCTGATGGAGCTGGTGGAGGTAATCCGGGGCCACCTGACCGACGACGAGACCGCCCAGACCGTGCTGCGGGTGGCCCGCCGGATGGGCAAGACCCCGGTGGAGGTCAACGACTACCCCGGCTTCGTTTCCAACCGGGTCCTGCTGCCCATGATCAACGAGGCCATCCAGTGCGTGATGGAGGGGGTAGCCACCCCGGAGGCCATCGACCAGGTGATGAAGCTAGGGATGAACCACCCCATGGGCCCCCTGGCTCTGGCCGATCTCATCGGCCTTGACACCTGTCTTTCCATCATGGAGGTATTGCACCGGGGCTTGGGCGACAAGTACCGCCCCTCACCCCTGCTGCGCAGGATGGTGGAGGCCGGGCTGCTGGGGCGCAAGAGCGGGCGGGGCTTCTACCGCTACGACGAGAAGGGCAACAGGATTTAG
- the paaA gene encoding 1,2-phenylacetyl-CoA epoxidase subunit PaaA, translating to MPGRYGVPSDPDYEERLAEFEARIQRGEKIEPGDWMPEEYRRQLIRMISQHAHSEVVGMLPEGAWITRAPSLKRKMILIAKVQDEAGHGQYLYHAAETLGISREAMLEALLSGRAKYSSIFNYPTLTWADVGVIGWLVDGAAIKNQTMLAACSYGPYSRAMVRICAEETFHHKQGKEMVLLYAKGSPKQRQMVQDAINRWWWPALMMMGPHDKDSPNTEILVRWGIKTKTNDQVRQEFINEHAPEILDAGLSIPDPQLRYDERTGNWLHGPINWDEFWQVVGGSGPMNKERLEARRKAHAEGAWVREALAAYAARQLRATVAV from the coding sequence ATGCCCGGCAGATACGGCGTACCCAGCGACCCCGATTACGAGGAACGGCTGGCCGAGTTCGAGGCCCGCATCCAGCGCGGCGAGAAGATTGAACCCGGCGACTGGATGCCCGAGGAGTACCGCCGCCAGCTCATCCGCATGATCTCCCAGCACGCCCACTCCGAGGTGGTGGGGATGCTCCCCGAAGGAGCCTGGATTACCCGCGCGCCCAGCCTGAAGCGCAAGATGATCCTCATCGCCAAGGTGCAGGACGAGGCCGGCCACGGCCAGTACCTCTACCACGCCGCCGAGACCCTGGGTATAAGCCGCGAGGCCATGCTGGAGGCCCTGCTCTCGGGGCGGGCCAAGTACTCCTCCATCTTCAACTACCCCACCCTGACCTGGGCCGATGTGGGCGTGATCGGTTGGCTGGTGGATGGGGCCGCCATCAAGAACCAGACCATGCTGGCGGCCTGCTCGTATGGCCCCTACAGCCGGGCCATGGTGCGCATCTGCGCCGAGGAAACCTTCCACCACAAGCAGGGCAAGGAGATGGTGCTCCTCTATGCCAAGGGCAGCCCCAAGCAGCGTCAGATGGTGCAGGACGCCATCAACCGCTGGTGGTGGCCTGCCCTGATGATGATGGGCCCCCACGACAAGGACAGCCCCAACACCGAGATTCTGGTGCGCTGGGGCATCAAGACCAAGACCAACGACCAGGTGCGCCAGGAGTTCATCAACGAGCATGCCCCGGAGATCCTGGACGCCGGACTCAGCATCCCCGACCCCCAGCTACGCTACGACGAGCGCACCGGCAACTGGCTTCACGGGCCCATCAACTGGGATGAGTTCTGGCAGGTGGTGGGGGGCAGCGGCCCCATGAACAAGGAGCGGCTGGAGGCCCGCCGCAAAGCCCACGCCGAGGGGGCCTGGGTGCGCGAGGCCCTGGCGGCCTACGCTGCCAGGCAGCTGAGAGCAACGGTGGCAGTATGA
- a CDS encoding quinone oxidoreductase, whose protein sequence is MRTIRVHQPGGPEALVLEDLPVPTPGEGQVLVRLQAIGVNYIDTYKRAGLYKVPTPFTLGEEGAGVVEAVGAGVTSVAPGDLVVYCNVQGSYAEYALVPAEKVVKVPPGLSVKTAVAGMLQGLTAHYLVKSTYPLKAGETCLVHAGAGGVGLLLIQMAKMLGARVIATASSEEKRRLAREAGGDFALPYESFDQKVRELTEGRGVDVVYDGVGQATFEGSLNSLRVRGMLVLYGQSSGPVPPFDPQVLNQKGGLYLTRPSLWHYTQTREELLWRASEVMGWALEGRLKIRIGAEFPLDQAAEAHRALQGRATTGKVLLIP, encoded by the coding sequence ATGAGGACCATCCGCGTTCACCAACCCGGCGGCCCCGAAGCCCTGGTGCTCGAAGACCTGCCCGTGCCCACCCCGGGCGAGGGCCAGGTGCTGGTGCGGCTCCAAGCGATTGGGGTCAACTACATCGACACCTACAAGCGCGCGGGTCTCTACAAGGTCCCCACCCCCTTCACACTAGGCGAGGAGGGGGCCGGGGTGGTGGAGGCTGTAGGTGCTGGGGTCACCAGCGTGGCCCCGGGCGACCTGGTGGTCTACTGCAACGTGCAGGGCAGCTACGCCGAGTACGCCCTCGTGCCGGCTGAAAAAGTGGTGAAGGTACCCCCGGGCCTTTCGGTCAAGACCGCCGTCGCCGGCATGCTCCAGGGCCTCACCGCCCACTACCTGGTCAAAAGCACCTACCCCCTCAAGGCAGGCGAGACCTGTCTGGTGCACGCGGGGGCTGGTGGGGTGGGGCTGCTCCTCATCCAGATGGCCAAGATGCTGGGGGCCCGGGTGATTGCTACGGCCTCGAGCGAGGAGAAAAGACGCCTGGCCCGGGAGGCCGGGGGCGATTTCGCCCTGCCCTACGAGAGCTTCGACCAGAAGGTGCGCGAGCTCACGGAGGGCCGGGGGGTGGACGTGGTCTACGACGGGGTGGGGCAGGCCACCTTCGAGGGCAGCCTGAACAGCCTAAGGGTGCGGGGCATGCTGGTGCTCTACGGCCAGAGCAGCGGCCCGGTACCCCCCTTCGACCCCCAGGTGCTCAACCAGAAGGGCGGGTTGTACCTCACCCGCCCCTCCCTCTGGCACTACACCCAGACCCGCGAGGAGCTCCTTTGGCGGGCCTCCGAGGTGATGGGCTGGGCCCTGGAGGGCCGGCTCAAGATCCGCATAGGGGCCGAGTTCCCCCTGGACCAGGCCGCCGAGGCCCACCGCGCCCTGCAGGGCCGGGCCACCACCGGCAAGGTGCTGCTCATCCCCTAA
- a CDS encoding phenylacetic acid degradation protein, which translates to MDTQWPRWEVFKQDTPQKPHQAVGSVHAADPLHALLTARNVFVRRPQAVSLWVVRAEEVYAWTKEEIAEGLPQARLEGSAEVYLVFRKSSHKRSMTFVDFVGEVRATSPEAALQQALERFTDAEGLAWWVVPASRVYKSDESPETLESWFAPAQDKTYKQQQHYATVGSHVSQHKRRVRHGSPDEERAHR; encoded by the coding sequence ATGGACACCCAGTGGCCACGTTGGGAGGTCTTCAAGCAGGACACCCCCCAGAAGCCCCACCAGGCGGTGGGCTCGGTGCACGCGGCCGACCCCCTTCACGCCCTCCTCACGGCCCGCAACGTCTTCGTCCGCCGCCCCCAGGCGGTGAGCCTGTGGGTGGTGCGGGCCGAGGAGGTGTACGCCTGGACCAAGGAGGAGATTGCCGAGGGCCTGCCCCAGGCCCGGCTCGAGGGGAGCGCGGAGGTGTACCTGGTCTTTCGCAAGAGCAGCCACAAGCGCAGCATGACCTTCGTGGACTTCGTGGGGGAGGTGAGGGCCACTTCCCCCGAGGCCGCTTTGCAGCAGGCCCTCGAGCGCTTCACCGACGCCGAGGGCCTGGCCTGGTGGGTGGTGCCGGCCAGCCGGGTCTACAAAAGCGACGAGAGTCCCGAGACCCTGGAGAGCTGGTTTGCACCGGCCCAGGACAAGACCTACAAGCAGCAGCAGCACTACGCCACCGTGGGCAGCCACGTGAGCCAGCACAAGCGGAGGGTGAGGCATGGAAGCCCAGATGAAGAACGCGCTCATCGCTAA
- a CDS encoding TRAP transporter large permease subunit, with protein MVLTGGGVELLGGAMFIAALALIFTGYPVAFALGGVALIFGVVGIAIGEFDLRFVGSLPQRIFGIMSNYTLLAIPYFIFLGLILEKSKLAEQLLDTVGQLFGPVRGGVAIAVVLVGTLLAATTGVVAATVVAMGLISLPVMLKYGYSKPLATGVIAASGTLGQIIPPSIVLVVLGDQLGVSVGDLFLGALIPGLILSGGLMLLVGLVALVRPQLAPALPPEARPYKGWEMARRAFVALVPPVLLILFVLGSIFFGIATPTEAGAVGSVGALLMAAFYRRLTWRVFREAVVETARFTSMVIFILIGANAFGLIFRGLEGDKLVKDLLVALPGGELGFLIFVMVLVFILGFFIDFFEICFIVVPLILPAATAIWTAQAEALQMAGQYDLSVEGFVQQKLLWFGIVLAMNLQTSFLTPPFGFALFYLRGVAPPEVKTSDIYKGVIPFILVQLIVLVITVAFPGLSSWLPSLRGVPGG; from the coding sequence ATGGTCCTGACAGGGGGTGGGGTTGAACTTCTGGGCGGGGCGATGTTCATCGCGGCCCTGGCCCTGATTTTTACCGGCTACCCGGTGGCCTTTGCCCTGGGGGGGGTGGCCCTGATCTTTGGGGTTGTGGGGATCGCCATAGGGGAGTTCGACCTGCGCTTCGTGGGTAGCCTGCCCCAGCGCATCTTCGGCATCATGTCCAACTACACCCTTCTGGCCATCCCCTACTTCATCTTCCTGGGGCTGATTTTGGAGAAGTCCAAGCTGGCCGAGCAGCTCCTCGACACGGTGGGCCAGCTCTTCGGCCCGGTGCGTGGAGGGGTGGCCATTGCGGTGGTGCTGGTGGGCACCCTGCTCGCGGCCACCACCGGGGTGGTGGCGGCCACCGTGGTGGCGATGGGGCTCATCTCCCTCCCGGTGATGCTCAAGTACGGCTACAGCAAGCCGCTTGCCACCGGGGTCATCGCGGCCTCGGGGACCTTGGGCCAGATCATCCCCCCCAGCATCGTGCTGGTGGTGCTGGGTGACCAGCTTGGGGTGAGCGTGGGGGACCTCTTCTTGGGGGCGCTGATTCCGGGGCTGATCCTCTCGGGGGGGCTGATGCTTTTGGTGGGGCTGGTGGCGCTGGTGCGGCCCCAGTTGGCCCCGGCCCTGCCCCCAGAGGCCCGGCCCTACAAGGGCTGGGAGATGGCCCGGCGGGCCTTTGTGGCGCTGGTGCCGCCGGTGCTGCTCATTCTTTTCGTGCTGGGGAGCATCTTCTTTGGCATCGCTACCCCCACCGAGGCCGGGGCGGTGGGCTCGGTAGGGGCCCTCCTTATGGCCGCCTTCTACCGGCGGCTCACCTGGAGGGTCTTCCGCGAGGCGGTGGTGGAGACAGCCCGCTTCACCAGCATGGTCATCTTCATCCTGATCGGGGCCAACGCCTTCGGCCTGATCTTCCGGGGGCTGGAGGGGGACAAGCTGGTCAAGGATCTTCTGGTGGCCCTGCCTGGAGGGGAGCTGGGCTTCCTCATCTTTGTGATGGTGCTGGTCTTTATCCTGGGCTTTTTTATCGACTTCTTCGAGATTTGCTTCATCGTGGTTCCGCTCATTCTGCCGGCGGCCACGGCGATCTGGACTGCTCAGGCCGAGGCCTTGCAGATGGCCGGCCAGTACGACCTCTCGGTGGAGGGCTTCGTGCAGCAGAAGCTACTTTGGTTCGGCATCGTGCTGGCCATGAACCTGCAGACCAGCTTCCTCACCCCGCCCTTCGGCTTTGCCCTCTTCTACCTGCGCGGGGTAGCACCCCCAGAGGTCAAGACCAGCGACATCTACAAAGGGGTTATCCCCTTCATCCTCGTCCAGCTCATCGTTTTGGTCATCACCGTTGCCTTCCCCGGTCTGAGCAGCTGGCTGCCCTCGCTCAGGGGGGTGCCGGGCGGTTAG